A window of the Gammaproteobacteria bacterium genome harbors these coding sequences:
- a CDS encoding long-chain fatty acid--CoA ligase, which yields MDAISGGEPRISGRQAGTLCGLFAERVRLSGDAVAYRQFDALTGTWRHYTWRDMAALAASRRRVLAREALQAGERVAVMLPNGVDWVAFDQALLGMRLISVPAFSHDSAENVGYILANSGAKVLVADPVRLERLQSKPEILAPLQRIIVTGEPRQPPPRNAVAVPAAGEFTPGGDGDLDDVGAAPPVPGDVATIVYTSGTTGPAKGVVLTHGNLLGNVAATSDFVHYIGSDNLFLSFLPLSHTFERTVGYYLSMMIGAQVAYARSIQQLKEDLLTLRPTVLVSVPRIYEQVYNRLQAALEERPAYLRRVFDAAVAVGWRRSGSSPLALLCRLLWPLFDALVARDFRRNLGGRLRYALSGGAALPPDIGRTLTALGVPVYQGYGLTETGPVVSVNWPGGPADSIGVPIDGVEVRIGDNNELLTRSRYVMREYWGNPEATAHALDGEGWMHTGDQARMDEDGRLYIIGRLKEIIVMANGEKAPPADMEHALLADAWFAQAMVHGEGRPFLVALLVLADEVIERYPQDTEGLEAEAMKRVRARLSGSASYARVRRVVLLREPWTVDNGLLTPTLKLKRHRIAECYAEEIEGAYRGY from the coding sequence ATGGACGCAATCAGCGGCGGTGAGCCGCGGATTTCCGGGCGGCAGGCGGGCACTTTGTGCGGCCTGTTTGCCGAGCGCGTGCGGCTGTCGGGCGATGCCGTCGCCTACCGGCAGTTTGACGCGCTCACCGGAACATGGCGGCACTACACCTGGCGCGACATGGCGGCGCTGGCGGCGTCGCGGCGGCGCGTGCTGGCGCGCGAGGCGCTGCAAGCGGGCGAGCGCGTCGCCGTCATGCTGCCGAACGGCGTGGACTGGGTGGCGTTCGACCAGGCGCTGCTCGGCATGAGACTGATCAGCGTGCCGGCGTTCAGCCACGACAGCGCCGAGAATGTCGGCTACATTCTGGCCAATTCCGGCGCCAAGGTGCTGGTGGCGGACCCGGTGCGTCTGGAGAGACTGCAATCCAAGCCGGAGATACTCGCGCCGCTGCAACGCATCATCGTAACCGGCGAACCGCGCCAGCCGCCGCCGCGCAACGCGGTGGCGGTGCCCGCCGCCGGTGAGTTCACGCCGGGAGGAGATGGCGATTTGGATGATGTCGGCGCCGCGCCGCCCGTGCCGGGCGATGTGGCGACGATTGTTTATACATCGGGCACGACCGGCCCGGCCAAGGGCGTTGTGCTGACGCACGGGAACCTGCTGGGCAATGTCGCCGCGACCAGCGACTTCGTTCACTACATCGGTTCGGACAATTTGTTTCTGTCGTTTCTGCCGCTGTCGCATACATTCGAGCGAACCGTCGGCTACTACCTGAGCATGATGATAGGCGCGCAAGTGGCGTATGCGCGTTCCATTCAGCAGTTGAAAGAGGATTTGCTGACGCTCAGGCCGACTGTGCTGGTTTCAGTGCCGAGGATTTACGAGCAGGTGTACAACCGTTTGCAGGCCGCGCTGGAAGAGCGTCCGGCGTATCTGCGGCGGGTGTTTGACGCCGCCGTCGCCGTCGGCTGGCGGCGTTCGGGTTCTTCGCCGCTGGCGCTGCTGTGCCGGTTGCTGTGGCCGCTGTTTGATGCGCTGGTCGCGCGCGATTTCCGGCGCAATCTTGGCGGGCGTCTGCGTTACGCGCTGAGCGGCGGCGCCGCGCTGCCGCCTGACATCGGGCGCACGCTGACGGCGCTCGGCGTGCCGGTTTACCAGGGTTACGGCCTGACCGAGACCGGGCCGGTGGTTTCGGTCAATTGGCCCGGCGGCCCCGCCGACAGCATCGGCGTGCCGATTGACGGCGTTGAGGTTCGCATCGGCGACAACAACGAACTGCTGACGCGCAGCCGCTATGTGATGCGCGAATACTGGGGCAACCCGGAGGCGACCGCGCACGCGCTGGACGGGGAAGGCTGGATGCACACCGGCGACCAGGCGCGCATGGACGAGGACGGGCGTCTTTACATCATCGGCAGGCTGAAGGAGATCATCGTGATGGCAAACGGCGAGAAGGCGCCGCCCGCCGACATGGAACACGCGCTGCTGGCCGACGCCTGGTTCGCGCAGGCGATGGTGCACGGCGAGGGCCGCCCTTTTCTGGTCGCGCTGCTGGTGCTGGCGGACGAGGTGATTGAGCGTTATCCGCAAGACACCGAGGGCCTGGAGGCCGAGGCGATGAAGCGCGTTCGCGCGAGATTGTCGGGTTCGGCGTCTTATGCGCGCGTGCGCCGCGTGGTTTTGCTGCGCGAACCGTGGACGGTGGACAACGGCTTGCTGACGCCGACATTGAAACTGAAACGGCACCGCATTGCGGAGTGTTATGCGGAGGAGATTGAGGGGGCATATCGTGGTTATTGA